A genomic window from Cupriavidus basilensis includes:
- the fusA gene encoding elongation factor G, with translation MARKTPIERYRNIGISAHIDAGKTTTTERILFYTGVNHKIGEVHDGAATMDWMEQEQERGITITSAATTAFWKGMAGNYPEHRINIIDTPGHVDFTIEVERSMRVLDGACMVYCAVGGVQPQSETVWRQANKYGVPRLAFVNKMDRTGANFFKVYDQLKTRLKASPVPVVVPIGAEDTFKGVVDLIKMKAIIWDEASQGTKFDYVDIPAELADSCNEWREKMVEAAAESNEELMNKYLEEGELSEAEIIKGLRDRTIACEIQPMLCGTAFKNKGVQRMLDAVIDFLPSPVDIPPVTGVDDDDKETSRRAADDEKFSALAFKIMTDPFVGQLIFFRVYSGKVNSGDTIYNPVKSKKERLGRILQMHANQREEIKEVLAGDIAAAVGLKEATTGDTLCDPDHIIILERMVFPEPVISQAVEPKTKADQEKMGIALNRLAQEDPSFRVKTDEESGQTIISGMGELHLEILVDRMKREFGVEATVGKPQVAYRETIRKTCDEVEGKFVKQSGGRGQYGHVVLKLEPQEPGKGYEFVDAIKGGVVPREYIPAVDKGIQDTLNAGVLAGFPVVDVKVTLFFGSYHDVDSNENAFKMAGSMGFKEGMRRASPVLLEPMMAVEVETPEDFMGNVMGDLSSRRGIIQGMDDMVGGGKILRAEVPLAEMFGYSTSLRSATQGRATYTMEFKHYAEAPKNVADAVITARGK, from the coding sequence GTGGCTCGTAAGACTCCCATTGAGCGCTACCGCAATATCGGTATCTCGGCTCACATTGACGCGGGTAAAACCACCACGACCGAGCGTATCCTGTTCTACACCGGTGTGAACCACAAGATCGGTGAAGTGCACGATGGCGCCGCCACGATGGACTGGATGGAGCAGGAACAGGAGCGTGGCATCACGATCACCTCCGCTGCGACCACCGCCTTCTGGAAGGGCATGGCCGGCAATTACCCGGAACACCGCATCAACATCATCGACACCCCGGGCCACGTGGACTTCACCATTGAGGTGGAGCGCTCCATGCGCGTGCTGGACGGCGCTTGCATGGTCTACTGCGCAGTGGGTGGCGTGCAGCCCCAGTCGGAAACCGTCTGGCGCCAGGCTAACAAGTACGGCGTGCCGCGCTTGGCCTTCGTCAACAAGATGGACCGTACCGGCGCGAATTTCTTCAAGGTCTACGACCAGCTGAAGACCCGCCTGAAGGCTAGCCCGGTTCCCGTCGTTGTGCCCATCGGCGCCGAAGACACCTTCAAGGGTGTGGTCGACCTCATCAAGATGAAAGCGATCATCTGGGACGAGGCCAGCCAAGGCACCAAGTTCGACTACGTGGACATCCCGGCTGAACTGGCCGACTCGTGCAACGAATGGCGCGAGAAGATGGTCGAGGCAGCTGCCGAGTCGAACGAAGAACTGATGAACAAGTATCTGGAAGAGGGCGAACTGTCCGAAGCCGAGATCATCAAGGGCCTGCGCGACCGTACCATCGCCTGCGAAATCCAGCCGATGCTGTGCGGCACCGCGTTCAAGAACAAGGGCGTGCAGCGTATGCTGGACGCCGTGATCGACTTCCTGCCGTCGCCGGTCGACATCCCGCCGGTCACCGGCGTGGACGATGACGACAAGGAAACGTCGCGCCGTGCCGCGGATGACGAAAAGTTCTCCGCTCTGGCGTTCAAGATCATGACCGACCCGTTCGTCGGCCAGCTGATCTTCTTCCGCGTCTACTCGGGCAAGGTCAATTCGGGCGACACCATCTACAACCCGGTCAAGAGCAAGAAGGAACGCCTGGGCCGGATTCTGCAGATGCACGCCAACCAGCGCGAAGAAATCAAGGAAGTGCTGGCAGGCGACATCGCCGCCGCGGTTGGCCTGAAAGAAGCCACCACGGGCGACACGCTGTGCGATCCGGACCACATCATCATCCTGGAACGCATGGTGTTCCCGGAGCCGGTGATTTCGCAGGCTGTCGAGCCGAAGACCAAGGCTGACCAGGAAAAGATGGGCATCGCCCTGAACCGCCTGGCACAGGAAGATCCGTCGTTCCGCGTGAAGACCGACGAAGAATCCGGCCAGACCATCATTTCGGGCATGGGCGAGCTCCACCTCGAAATTCTGGTTGACCGCATGAAGCGCGAATTCGGCGTGGAAGCCACCGTGGGCAAGCCCCAGGTTGCGTACCGCGAAACCATCCGCAAGACCTGCGACGAAGTGGAAGGCAAGTTCGTCAAGCAGTCGGGCGGCCGTGGCCAGTACGGTCACGTGGTACTGAAGCTCGAGCCGCAAGAACCGGGCAAGGGCTACGAATTCGTCGACGCCATCAAGGGCGGCGTGGTTCCGCGCGAGTACATCCCCGCAGTGGACAAGGGCATTCAGGACACCCTGAACGCTGGCGTTCTGGCAGGCTTCCCCGTGGTCGACGTCAAGGTCACGCTGTTCTTCGGTTCGTACCACGATGTGGACTCGAACGAAAACGCGTTCAAGATGGCCGGCTCCATGGGCTTCAAGGAAGGCATGCGCCGCGCAAGCCCCGTGCTGCTCGAGCCGATGATGGCCGTGGAAGTGGAAACGCCCGAAGACTTCATGGGTAACGTGATGGGCGATCTGTCGTCGCGTCGCGGCATTATCCAGGGCATGGACGACATGGTCGGCGGTGGCAAGATCCTGCGCGCGGAAGTTCCGCTGGCAGAGATGTTCGGCTACTCGACCTCGCTGCGTTCGGCCACGCAAGGCCGTGCTACGTACACGATGGAGTTCAAGCACTACGCTGAAGCTCCGAAGAACGTAGCCGACGCCGTGATCACGGCACGTGGCAAGTAA
- the rpsG gene encoding 30S ribosomal protein S7: protein MPRRREVPKRDILPDPKFGNVEVAKFMNVLMLDGKKSVAERIVYGAFDQIEKKAGKAPVEVFSVAINNVKPVVEVKSRRVGGANYQVPVEVRPSRRLALAMRWLREAAKKRSEKSMALRLAGELLEAAEGRGGAMKKRDEVHRMAEANKAFSHFRF from the coding sequence ATGCCACGTCGTCGTGAAGTCCCCAAGCGGGATATCCTGCCCGATCCGAAGTTCGGTAACGTTGAAGTTGCCAAGTTCATGAACGTCCTGATGCTGGACGGCAAGAAGTCGGTTGCCGAACGTATCGTTTATGGCGCGTTCGACCAGATCGAAAAGAAGGCAGGCAAGGCCCCCGTTGAAGTGTTTTCCGTTGCGATCAACAACGTGAAGCCGGTGGTCGAAGTGAAGAGCCGTCGCGTGGGCGGCGCCAACTATCAGGTTCCGGTCGAAGTCCGTCCGTCGCGTCGTTTGGCATTGGCGATGCGTTGGTTGCGCGAGGCCGCGAAAAAACGCAGCGAGAAGTCGATGGCGCTGCGCCTGGCAGGTGAGCTGCTGGAAGCAGCGGAAGGCCGCGGCGGCGCGATGAAGAAGCGCGACGAAGTGCACCGCATGGCCGAAGCCAACAAGGCGTTCTCGCACTTCCGCTTCTAA
- the rpsL gene encoding 30S ribosomal protein S12, whose amino-acid sequence MPTINQLVRKPRVSEVVKSKSPALENCPQRRGVCTRVYTTTPKKPNSALRKVAKVRLTNGFEVISYIGGEGHNLQEHSVVLIRGGRVKDLPGVRYHIVRGSLDLQGVKDRRQARSKYGAKRPKAA is encoded by the coding sequence ATGCCAACTATCAACCAACTGGTTCGCAAGCCGCGTGTCTCTGAAGTCGTCAAGAGCAAGAGCCCGGCGCTTGAGAACTGCCCCCAGCGTCGCGGCGTGTGCACCCGTGTGTACACCACGACGCCGAAGAAGCCGAACTCGGCACTGCGTAAGGTCGCCAAGGTGCGCCTGACCAACGGTTTCGAGGTCATCTCGTACATCGGCGGTGAAGGCCACAACCTGCAAGAACACTCGGTCGTGCTGATCCGCGGCGGCCGTGTGAAGGACTTGCCGGGTGTGCGTTACCACATCGTCCGTGGCTCGCTGGACTTGCAAGGCGTGAAGGATCGTCGCCAGGCACGTTCGAAGTACGGCGCGAAGCGTCCGAAGGCTGCTTAA